The segment GTGAAGATCGGGGGAGAATACGAAAGACCGCCTACCAAAATGCCGCTAATCAAGGAACGGCCGTTGAGACCGTCTCTCTTCTATATATCGCTTGTTCTGATCGCGTGTTGCGCCTCCCAGATCTTTGCGCAAGCTCCTGTCGAAACGACGACGGAAGAAGGAACCCCGGAAAATCAGGCGCCTGCGATGTCGGCGGACGAGGTTCGCCGTTTGATCGCGAAGCTCGATTCGGAGCGGTTTTTGATCCGCGAGGATGCGACCGAAAAGTTGTCGCACGCCGGACCGGAGGCGATTGATGAGCTGACGGCGGCGGTTTCGAGCGGCAGTCTCGAAAAATCGATCCGCTGCATCCATATTTTGAAGCGATTTACGCTGGGGGACGACATCAACGCCGAGATCGCCGCCACCGAACGGCTGGAGTTGATCGCGGCGGCCGGTAACGACGGGGTCTCGCAATACGCCCAGGATACGCTCAACCGAGTTGCGACGCTGCAAGAGGAACGCTCGCGGCGGGTGCTGCGCAGTTTGGGACTGAAGTTCAGCGAATATATGCCGGCGCCCGGCTTTGTCGATCCGTCGCGCGGACCGAGCGTCACGATTGACGACAGCTACAAGGGCGGACCGAAAGAGCTGTACTATTTGCGTCAGCTCCGCTTTATCGAAGACGTGCAGATGTCGGGGGAGAAGATCACCGCCGAATATCTGAAACAGGTCGCGACGATGCAAAACGTGCGACTGCTGACGATCAAAGAAACGCCGAACATCGACGACGAGGCGCTTGGCGAGTTGAACCCGCTGTTGCCGCGACTGGAAAACGTGCGGTTCTACTATCTGCCGATCGACGACGAAGTGATTCCGATGTTCGGCAAGATGGGGCGATTGATCAAAGCGGAACTGTACGGCACCGAGCTCTCCGAAAAAGGGAAAGCGGAACTGTTCGCCCAGTTCGGCGGCGATCCGCGGCGGATGGATATTCGCAACGGCGCCTTTTTGGGAGTCCAGGGACAAACGATCGCCGAGTCTCCCTGCACGGTGGAAGACGTGCCGCGAGAAGGAAGCGCTTTCGCCGCGGGAGTACGTAAGGCGGATGTGATCGAGCAGGTCGACGGCAAAGACGTTCCGCACTTCACGGCGCTGACCGAATTCTTGCGAGACAAGAAAGTGGGGGACAAAATCAAGATGAAGATCCTCCGTGACGGTGAACCGATCGAGCTGACGGTGACGCTGGGCAAATGGCCAATGCGTCAGGATTACGTCGGCCGCTAGACGGTTTCTTTTGTATCGCCCTGTTTTTCTGAACAGGGCGCCGCTCTCTCCAAAGATACGAGTTCGACATGAACGATACGCTAACGGTCGCCGGCGGCGGCAAACTGCCGCTGGTTGGTTTGGGAACGTGGAAGATTGACGCAGCGATCTTGCCTGATCTGATCGTCGCCGCGATCGAGGCCGGCTATCGCCACATTGACTGCGCTTGCGATTACGGCAACGAAGAGGCGGTTGGCGCCGGGTTGCAAAAGGCGCTGCAGCAGGGACTTTGCCGTCGCGAAGATCTCTGGATCACGTCGAAGCTCTGGAACACCTATCATCGGCCGGAGCATGTGCGAGCCGCGGCTGAACGTTCGCTCCGCGACTTGCAGATCGACTACTTCGATCTCTATCACATTCACTTTCCGATCGCGCTGGAGTACGTGTCACCGGAAACGCGGTATCCGCCGGCGTGGTTCTTCGATCCCAGTGCGGCCGAGCCCGCGATGCGACCGATCGCCGTGCCGCAAGCCGAGACCTGGCAAGCGATGCAGGAGCTGAAAACGGCAGGCCTGGCGCGGCATTTGGGCGTGTGCAACTTCAATATTTCACTACTGCGAGAGATCACCGCCGCCACCTTGGCGACGCCGGCGGTGTTGCAGGTCGAACTGCATCCGTATCTAGCGCAAACGCGGCTGATCCGCTATTGCCAGCAGCAAGGAATCGCGGTGACCGGCTACTCGCCGCTGGGCGCTCCGTCGTACGTTCCGCTGGGGATGGCGACCAGCGAAGAAGACTTGCTGAGCGACGAAACGATCTTGGCGATCGCCGAAGCGCATAGCAAAACGCCGGGGCAGATCGCTCTGAAGTGGAACGTGCAACGCGGCGTGGCGGTGATTCCGAAGACGAGCCGCGTCCAGCGGCTGGCCGAGAACCTGGCGCTGTTCGACTTTGAACTAAGCGAGCCGCAGATGAAAGCGATCAATCAGCTTGATCGGCATCGCCGGTTCAATGATCCAGGGCATTTCTGCGAAGCGGCGTTCGGCGCCTTTTTCCCGATCTATGACTGAGGGCGGACCGCGGCGGCGCGACGTTTCTTCTATTGCCGGAGAGGCAGTTGGCTCTTCGGCTTGAACCGCAGGGTTGGTCAGTCGATAGATCACGTAGAGGGATGCGATCACCAGCAGCACGACAAGCAGCGCGTCGGGCTCGACCAGCAGATAACGCTTTTCGGCCCGATAGAGAATCCCCATCGTCGCCACGCACGTGACGAAGATCACCAGGCCGGCGGTCACCGCGTGCACGCCGCTGGCGTCTTGCAAAATGGCGCCGCGACTATAGAACGCATCGACCGGCAGGATGATCGCGATGTTGAACGCGTTGCTGCCGAGGATATTGCCGATCGCCATGTCGGAGGCGCCCATCCGGACGGCGACGATCGTGGTGACCATTTCCGGCAGGCTGGTCGTTAGCGCGAGAAACGTACTGCCGACGAAGCTGCCGCCGAGTCCCGTCACTTCCGCCACCCGATCGGCGACGATCGACAAGTAGCGAGCCGCAATGAAGATGACGACGGTCGCGATCAGGTAGGTCGCAATCGCGCGGGTCAGCGACATCTTCTTTTCTTCCGCTTCCTCCAGCAGCGGCGCCTCTAACGTCGCCGCGACTTGTTGGTCGAGATAGATCAGCCGGAGCGAGAAGAGGTAAAACAAACCGACGCCGAGCGAGCCGAGTCCGACATGTCCCCACGCGAGCGGCAGATCGGTCTGTTGATGATGCAGCAGCAAGAAGAGGAGCAGGATCGAAGTGAGCGCGACGCTGGCCAACGCCGAGAGGGCATGCGCCGCCGAGAGGGGGCTGAACATCCGCGTCTTCGAACGAATCGCCAAATCGATGACGCCGAGGATCAACAGATTGAAGAGGGAGCTTCCCAAGATATTTCCCATCGCCAGGTCGACGCCGGTGGCGTAGTCGGGAAGCTGGACCGCATTGATGTTGATCGCAAATTCGGGAAGGCTGGTCGCCGCGGCCAACAGGACGAGGCCGGCCAGCGAACTGCCGAGCCCTGACTTCTCGCCGATCACGTCGGCGGCTTTGGTCATGAAGCTGCCGGCGATGACGATGACGACCGCCAGGCCGACGAACTGAGCGAAGAGGGTGGGCAATTCCAAAGCGATTGGTTCCCTAATACGAGCGACGATGGCGGAATGACGCCGCTACTGTACAGAATCTGGCAGTCGCTGGCCATGAATCGGGGGGCAAAAACCAAGTTTCCGTCCGCTGCGCAAGCGAAAGTCGCCGAGATTTTGCAGATCTTAACCAAAACCTGCGGCAAACTAAACGGAATTCGGCGGTTTGCCCCTTATTCTGAGAAGCTTTCCAACACTCGCGAATCGATCGAAGAGAAATATCTCGACGACTGTTCGCAATCGGCTGGGAAGTAAGTCGGTTATTCCGCGAGAACTGTTCAACAATTACGAATCGCCTATTTCGATCCGCAGCAAAGTTTCGTGGGGAATAGGGGAGGAGATTGAAAGTCATGGCGAAAAAGAACGGCAAGCCGAAGATGACGCAGGAAGAAGATGGAGCGGATCGCGTCCGACGGAAGGAGCCTTACTCGAGCGAACGGATTGCCCGCGTGGTCGATCGACTCCGCGAACAAGCGGGGCGGCTGTCGAGCCTGGTCCGCTCGATGGAAGAGGCCGAACTGGACGATGTGGTGGTCGATGGGCACGCAATGTTGCTGCGAGGGTTGAATCAGGTCGACAATTTCGCCGACAATACAGCTAGAGCGGTCCGCGAGGCGCGGACCGCCAAGTTCGAATAATCTCGGCTCCCCTTCGCAGCATGTCGGCGAAGCGAGCCGTATGATACGGCTCAATCGCTTTCAGTATGTCGAATGTCGCTCCGCCGGATCGCGCAAGCGGATCCCGATTTCAGAAATGGCTGGCCCGGCTGTTGTTGCTGTTGCTGGGGCTGTTGATCATCGTTCCGCTAGCTATGTTGGCGATTGCGCGGGCCAGCGAAGCGGCGCAGCCGGCGTTCGGATTCTTGGCGGGGGGGGCGATCGGTTTTCTGGTCTGTTATGCGATCTGGTCGTGGGGGTTCGACTCTTCGATGCAGGTCCTCTCGCTGATTTTCGGGGTGGTCGTCGCCGCGATGTGGTTCTCGGACTCCTTCTTTGTCTACGTCCTGGGTCTGATTTTCGGGGTGGCCGCCTATTACCGTAGTGAGTGGTTCTGGACCGGGGCCAACGTGACCGCAAAATTCGTCTCGGAACGAATATTCCGACGCCAGTAGCCCCTATTTGGCGATTTACGTGAAAAATCTCTAGAACAGTTGTAGCCGGGACGATCAAAAAGAATACGCTTCACTTTAAGCGCATTATCTCGTTCAACGCTTAACGAGTTACGTCTCGTGGATTCCGATACAACCACTCGCGATCGGCTCTGTGATGGGCTTTGCCTGCCGATCGCGCCGATCGCGGCGACGGAGGGTCAATTCGACCCGCTCCGGCAGCGATTGCTGTGGCGCTACTACGCGACGGCTGGAACCGGAGGAGCGGTCGCGGATCTCACGAGCGGATCGCCGCAGCTGCGGCGCGAATTGCTCGCTTCGCTCCTCGCGATGCCAAACAAAAACAATCACGAGCCGTGGCTGCGGATCGCGCTGGTTGGCGAAAGCGAAGCGCTCTCGATGGCCAGTGAGTTACGCGCGGCGGGAGCCGATGCGATCGCCGTCGCCCTCGACGAAGCGACCGGCGGTTCGACCGAAGATTTGATTGGATTGTTGCAGGCGGTTGGTCGCTCGGCGCCGCTGATCGTCTACCCGCAAGCGATTCCTTCGCGACGTTTGTCGACCGTCCAAGCGTGGCGACGCGTGCTGGAGATTCCGCAGCTCAGCGCCGTCTCTCTGCCGTCGCAAAGACAAGCGGCGGTGATGATCGTCCGCGCGATGATGGAAACGCGTCGGAAAGACATCTGCATCTACACCGCCAACGAGATCAATCCGGTCATCGATTTGGTGACTCCGTTTCGCTATGCAAACGGCAACAAAACGATCGAACGTCGCGTGGTCGGCGGGATGTTGCGGCTGTGGGGCGTTTTTACTGCGCGAGCGGTTGAACTGCTGGAACGTTGTCACGTGGTCGCCCAGCGGGGCGCGATTCCGGATGAACTGCTGCAGGTTTCGGTGGAGGTCTCGGAACTGTCGATGGCGCTGGCGACCGAAAACAACGCCGGCTTCCGCGAAGTGCTGAGCCGCAACAAGATTTTCGCCGACAATCGGGACGCTGAGGGAAAACCGCCGAGCCCGGCGACGCTTGACCGAGTCGCTACGGCGCTTGATTACCATCAGCATCTAACCGACTTCGCCTATGTCGCCGCTCGACTCGAAAAGTGGATGGCTGACTAGTAGCTAGTCGCGCCAGATCTCTCCCAGCAGTTTGTGCAACTGCGGATCATGCTTTTTCAGCTCGACGTTGACGAACGGATAGAAGTCGTTCGTGCCGAAGTAGGCTTCCGTTCCTTCGGCGAAGTATTCCATCGGGTTCTGCATCGCGTAGTGGCGTTCCTCTTTGCCATTGTGCCGGAGCACCTTCTCGTATTCGCCGCTCTCTTTGGCTCGCTCGTACGCCGCTTTGATCGCCGCGTCGTCGTAACCAAAAACCCGGTCGTGGTAGCTGTGGGCCAACTCGTGCAAAATCATGAACGGTTGTTGACGCGACCAGTCCAGGAACGTCCTTGCGTTGGAGATCTCGACGCACTTTTCCTTTTTGTCGAGAAAACCGTTTTGGCGGAGCCAGGCGACGTCGGGATGATAACAGGCGCAAGGATCGAATTTGTCGTCGTCCAATTCGAGCCAGATCGGCGTCTTTTGCAACTCGGCCAGCGGGCGTTTCGGAACAAGGCGACAGATCTCCCGCAGCTTGTCTTTGAGCAACTGCGTCGCTTCGTCTCCCAGCTCTTTCTCTTCGCGGAGCAGGCGTTTGTTGACGTAGACGTCCCACCCCTCGAGATTGATCACGTGATAGGCGGTAATTGGTTCGGGCGCCGAAGGCTTTTCGGCGGTCTCTGCGGAGAGGAGGACGCAAGCGACAAGCGTGACGATCATGGGAAAGAGTTGCCCCAGGGGTGCGGATTACGGCCGGAATAGGAAGTGCGGCGAATTCGGTCGGCGGGCGCGTCAATGCGTACTACGGCGACCGGGCGTCGCTTGCTACCATAGAGGCTTGAATCTCTAGCGGCGACGGATACCAAAATCATGAAATACGACAAAGCGCGACTGATCGAAATTGTACGGGAAAAGGGGCTCCAGTTCGGCGATTTTACGCTGGCTTCGGGCAAAAAAGCCTCCTACTACATGGATTGCCGCAAAGTGACCCTCGATAGTGAGGGGGCGCTGCAAGTGGCGCTGGGGATCCTCGAAATGCTGGAAGGGGATCTGCCGGACGCCGTCGGCGGCATGGCGATCGGCGCCGACCCGATTACCGCGGCGGTCATCACCATGGCCGCGGTTCAAGAGAAATCGCTGGCCGGGTTCATCGTCCGCAAAGAGGCGAAAGCCCACGGCACCGGACGCGATGTCGAAGGTCCGGTCACCTCCGGACAGTCGTGCGTGATCGTCGAAGACGTCGTCACGACCGGCGGCAGCTCGCTGCAAGCGATCGAAAAGGTCAAAGCGGCCGGATTGGAAGTGCGGGAAGTGATCGCGATTGTCGATCGGTTGGAAGGGGGCGCCGCCGCGTTCGCCGCCGCCGGTTACAAGTTGCGTACGCTGCTGACGATCGAGGACTTCGGCATTCAGCCGCCGCAAAAGTAACGCGGAGCGAAGCGATGCAGCCTGACGACGAACTTTGCCTCTGTTTTCACGTCACGAAACGCAAAGTTGTGAATTTCCTGCGGATTGAAAAACCGCGGCGCGTCGGACAATTGAGCGAATGTTTTGGCGCAGGGACCGGCTGCGGATGGTGCCGTCCCTTTTTGCAGCGACTGTTTGATCAAGCGGTCGCTGCCGGCGAAACGTCGGACGAATTGCCGACGCCGGAAGAATATGCGGCGATGCGCGCCAACTACATCAGCCAGGGAAAAGGAAAACCTCCTGGCGGTTCGCAGGCGTAAGACGCGCAGACGTTAGGACGATTCGCCTACCAGATCGGTGACGGCGGCGTCGACCGAGGGGAACCGCTCCCAGAGCGAATCGATCTTGGAGCGACGCAAGACGCCCAAGCAGGGATCGTCCAGGCCGGCCAAAACCAGACGGCCGTTTCTCTTCTTGACCAGCTTCCAGGTGCGAATCAGGAACTGGATGAAGTACGAACCGAAGAACCGCGTGCAGGAGAGGTCAAAGACGACCAGCGGCGGATCGGCGTGCTTGGCGACCTCGATCAGTTGCTGCGCGGTTTTCCCGAGGTTCGACTCGTCGAGACTGTCGTACTCACGACCAAATTCAATGACCGTTACGTCGCGCTTCCTTTGGATGTTAACCATGCTGACTTCGTTGCGCTGCTCTCGCACAAAGCGCGATAAGACCTGGTTGATAGCTAAAACGAGGGAGCGAACACGGAGGGATAAAGGGTGTCGAGATGTTTTCCGGAAGAATTCAAAAAACACTCTGAAATTCAGTCTACATCCGCCTGCCCAAATTTACAACCCATTAAAAATAAAGCAGTTGCGCTTATTGTTAAACCAATAAAGGGTTGTGTATATACCGCAATTCGAGGCGGCATCTGTAGCGGTGTATGCGTCTCCTGCCGGATGGAGTACCTCATTTGTGGGTGGCGATTTGGCCAATGGGCAGAGTTTTATTCGCGTCCCAATTATCCTGCAAATCAATAAGGGAAGCTTGCCCTCTCGGCTATGATTGTGTGGGAGATAATTACATGACCGATATCAAAGAGGATTCGGCGAACCCGTCGAAAGGAAAGGGCGAAGCTGCCGCCCGTCGCGCTGCGATCACCGCCGAGGAGCTAATTCAGCAAATTCGGGATACCGCCGACAAGTTGGCGGCGGACGATTCTTCTCGCGGCGACCTAAAAATTTTGAGTCGTTCGCTGCGAGAGCTCCGTTACGCGTTCAAA is part of the Blastopirellula sediminis genome and harbors:
- a CDS encoding STAS domain-containing protein; its protein translation is MVNIQRKRDVTVIEFGREYDSLDESNLGKTAQQLIEVAKHADPPLVVFDLSCTRFFGSYFIQFLIRTWKLVKKRNGRLVLAGLDDPCLGVLRRSKIDSLWERFPSVDAAVTDLVGESS
- a CDS encoding PDZ domain-containing protein, with amino-acid sequence MRPSLFYISLVLIACCASQIFAQAPVETTTEEGTPENQAPAMSADEVRRLIAKLDSERFLIREDATEKLSHAGPEAIDELTAAVSSGSLEKSIRCIHILKRFTLGDDINAEIAATERLELIAAAGNDGVSQYAQDTLNRVATLQEERSRRVLRSLGLKFSEYMPAPGFVDPSRGPSVTIDDSYKGGPKELYYLRQLRFIEDVQMSGEKITAEYLKQVATMQNVRLLTIKETPNIDDEALGELNPLLPRLENVRFYYLPIDDEVIPMFGKMGRLIKAELYGTELSEKGKAELFAQFGGDPRRMDIRNGAFLGVQGQTIAESPCTVEDVPREGSAFAAGVRKADVIEQVDGKDVPHFTALTEFLRDKKVGDKIKMKILRDGEPIELTVTLGKWPMRQDYVGR
- a CDS encoding (2Fe-2S)-binding protein yields the protein MQPDDELCLCFHVTKRKVVNFLRIEKPRRVGQLSECFGAGTGCGWCRPFLQRLFDQAVAAGETSDELPTPEEYAAMRANYISQGKGKPPGGSQA
- a CDS encoding metallopeptidase — translated: MIVTLVACVLLSAETAEKPSAPEPITAYHVINLEGWDVYVNKRLLREEKELGDEATQLLKDKLREICRLVPKRPLAELQKTPIWLELDDDKFDPCACYHPDVAWLRQNGFLDKKEKCVEISNARTFLDWSRQQPFMILHELAHSYHDRVFGYDDAAIKAAYERAKESGEYEKVLRHNGKEERHYAMQNPMEYFAEGTEAYFGTNDFYPFVNVELKKHDPQLHKLLGEIWRD
- a CDS encoding sodium:calcium antiporter — translated: MELPTLFAQFVGLAVVIVIAGSFMTKAADVIGEKSGLGSSLAGLVLLAAATSLPEFAININAVQLPDYATGVDLAMGNILGSSLFNLLILGVIDLAIRSKTRMFSPLSAAHALSALASVALTSILLLFLLLHHQQTDLPLAWGHVGLGSLGVGLFYLFSLRLIYLDQQVAATLEAPLLEEAEEKKMSLTRAIATYLIATVVIFIAARYLSIVADRVAEVTGLGGSFVGSTFLALTTSLPEMVTTIVAVRMGASDMAIGNILGSNAFNIAIILPVDAFYSRGAILQDASGVHAVTAGLVIFVTCVATMGILYRAEKRYLLVEPDALLVVLLVIASLYVIYRLTNPAVQAEEPTASPAIEETSRRRGPPSVIDREKGAERRFAEMPWIIEPAMPIKLIDRFHLRLA
- the pyrE gene encoding orotate phosphoribosyltransferase, producing the protein MKYDKARLIEIVREKGLQFGDFTLASGKKASYYMDCRKVTLDSEGALQVALGILEMLEGDLPDAVGGMAIGADPITAAVITMAAVQEKSLAGFIVRKEAKAHGTGRDVEGPVTSGQSCVIVEDVVTTGGSSLQAIEKVKAAGLEVREVIAIVDRLEGGAAAFAAAGYKLRTLLTIEDFGIQPPQK
- a CDS encoding aldo/keto reductase; protein product: MNDTLTVAGGGKLPLVGLGTWKIDAAILPDLIVAAIEAGYRHIDCACDYGNEEAVGAGLQKALQQGLCRREDLWITSKLWNTYHRPEHVRAAAERSLRDLQIDYFDLYHIHFPIALEYVSPETRYPPAWFFDPSAAEPAMRPIAVPQAETWQAMQELKTAGLARHLGVCNFNISLLREITAATLATPAVLQVELHPYLAQTRLIRYCQQQGIAVTGYSPLGAPSYVPLGMATSEEDLLSDETILAIAEAHSKTPGQIALKWNVQRGVAVIPKTSRVQRLAENLALFDFELSEPQMKAINQLDRHRRFNDPGHFCEAAFGAFFPIYD